One Candidatus Methylacidithermus pantelleriae genomic window carries:
- a CDS encoding phosphoketolase family protein → MKSLAEDELARMDAYWRAANYLCVGQLYLWDNPLLKEPLQPSHIKPRLLGHWGTTPGLTFIYVHLNRLIRSFDAKILLVVGPGHGAPALVANAYLEGTYSELYPQVSQDEEGMRRLFRQFSFPGGISSHAGPETPGSIHEGGELGYSLAHAYGAALDNPELFVVCVVGDGEAETGPLAASWHSNKFLNPQTDGAVLPILHLNGYKIANPTVLARIPKEELLSLFRGYGYDPVLVEGEDPREVHPSFATALEKAFLQIQEIQAEARTGGSVHRRPSWPMIILQTPKGWTGPKEWEGKAIEGTWRSHQIPLADVRSNPKQLAVLEKWLRSYRPEELFDSRGTLRAELRELAPQGDRRISANPYANGGKERCPLRLPDPQLYSVSFPLAGKVRAEGTRALGKYLTEVIRANPTNFRLFGPDETASNRLDAVFDATARVFLGEILPTDEAIAPQGRVMEILSEHLCQGWLEGYVLTGRHGLFASYEAFIHVVDSMFNQHAKWVEAASRVPWRHPIPSLNYLLSSHVWRQEHNGFTHQDPGFLDIVVNKKAHVVRVYLPPDANCLLWVMDHCLRTRNYVNVIVAGKQPELQWLSSEEAAKHCARGVGIWSWASNDHEHEPDVVLVGAGDVPTLEVLAATAILREHLPELRVRVVNVVDLLALQPPSEHPHGLSDHDFDALFTKDRPIVFAFHGYPWLIHRLTYRRTNHKNLHVRGYKEEGATTTPFDMVVRNELDRFHLVNDVLDRLPELGARGAYLKQWVRDKLWEHHRYIRTYGEDLPEVRDWTWPF, encoded by the coding sequence ATGAAAAGCCTAGCCGAAGACGAACTTGCGCGGATGGATGCCTACTGGCGAGCGGCCAACTATCTTTGTGTCGGCCAGCTCTATCTTTGGGATAATCCTTTGCTAAAAGAGCCCTTGCAGCCTTCCCATATCAAACCGCGTTTGCTCGGTCATTGGGGAACGACTCCGGGGCTTACTTTCATCTACGTGCACCTAAATCGGCTCATTCGCAGCTTTGACGCAAAGATTCTCCTAGTGGTTGGCCCTGGACACGGCGCTCCGGCTCTTGTGGCCAATGCCTATTTGGAAGGGACGTATAGCGAGTTGTATCCCCAAGTCTCGCAGGATGAGGAGGGCATGCGGCGGCTTTTTCGACAGTTCTCCTTTCCAGGGGGCATTTCGAGCCACGCCGGGCCTGAGACACCGGGATCGATCCACGAGGGAGGGGAACTTGGGTATAGCTTGGCTCACGCGTATGGCGCAGCTTTGGACAACCCGGAACTTTTCGTAGTCTGTGTGGTTGGGGATGGGGAAGCCGAAACCGGGCCGCTTGCGGCAAGTTGGCACTCCAATAAGTTCCTCAACCCCCAGACTGACGGGGCGGTGCTGCCCATCCTACACCTCAACGGCTATAAGATTGCTAACCCTACCGTTTTGGCTCGGATCCCTAAAGAGGAGCTTTTGTCCCTGTTCCGGGGCTATGGCTATGACCCAGTCCTGGTCGAGGGAGAAGATCCGCGGGAAGTTCACCCATCCTTTGCCACAGCGCTCGAGAAAGCTTTCCTGCAGATCCAAGAAATCCAAGCCGAAGCCAGAACCGGTGGCTCTGTCCACCGGCGACCGAGCTGGCCCATGATTATTCTTCAAACCCCCAAGGGTTGGACTGGCCCAAAAGAGTGGGAGGGAAAAGCCATCGAAGGGACCTGGAGGAGCCATCAGATCCCACTGGCCGACGTGCGGAGCAATCCGAAACAGTTAGCCGTATTGGAAAAGTGGCTCCGAAGCTACCGACCAGAGGAGCTTTTTGACTCCCGTGGAACGCTGCGTGCGGAGCTTCGCGAACTGGCTCCTCAAGGAGACCGGAGGATCAGTGCTAACCCGTATGCCAACGGGGGAAAAGAACGATGCCCGTTGCGTTTGCCTGACCCACAACTTTACTCGGTCAGTTTCCCTTTGGCGGGAAAGGTGCGGGCTGAAGGAACTCGGGCTTTGGGGAAATATCTTACGGAGGTGATCCGAGCCAACCCCACCAATTTCCGGCTTTTTGGACCCGATGAGACCGCTTCCAATCGCCTCGACGCCGTCTTTGACGCGACAGCGCGCGTTTTTTTAGGAGAGATCCTTCCCACCGACGAAGCGATCGCTCCCCAGGGGCGGGTGATGGAAATTTTAAGTGAACATCTCTGCCAAGGGTGGCTGGAAGGGTATGTTTTAACCGGTCGTCATGGTCTTTTTGCGTCGTACGAAGCTTTTATCCATGTTGTCGACTCGATGTTCAACCAGCATGCCAAGTGGGTGGAAGCTGCTAGTCGGGTCCCCTGGAGACATCCGATTCCTTCGCTCAACTACCTTTTAAGTTCCCACGTTTGGCGCCAGGAACACAATGGCTTTACCCATCAGGATCCCGGGTTTCTGGATATTGTCGTCAATAAAAAAGCCCACGTGGTGCGGGTCTATCTCCCGCCGGATGCCAATTGTCTTCTGTGGGTAATGGATCACTGCCTGCGCACGCGCAATTACGTCAATGTGATCGTGGCTGGGAAGCAACCAGAACTCCAATGGCTTTCCAGCGAGGAAGCAGCGAAACACTGTGCTCGAGGGGTTGGCATCTGGAGCTGGGCCAGTAACGACCATGAGCACGAACCCGATGTCGTTCTTGTGGGCGCAGGGGATGTGCCTACTTTGGAAGTTCTAGCAGCCACGGCGATTCTGCGAGAACATCTTCCCGAGCTACGGGTCCGCGTGGTCAATGTGGTCGATCTTTTGGCACTTCAACCCCCCTCAGAACATCCCCATGGGCTCTCGGATCACGATTTCGATGCCCTTTTTACCAAAGACCGACCGATTGTTTTTGCGTTCCACGGATATCCATGGCTGATCCATCGGCTGACGTACCGTCGTACCAACCACAAAAACCTCCACGTTCGAGGATACAAGGAGGAGGGAGCTACAACCACTCCCTTTGATATGGTGGTTCGAAACGAGCTCGACCGTTTTCATCTTGTCAATGATGTCCTGGATCGCCTTCCCGAGCTCGGCGCCCGGGGGGCTTACCTCAAACAATGGGTTCGGGACAAGCTCTGGGAGCATCATCGCTACATCCGAACCTATGGGGAAGATCTGCCAGAGGTACGCGATTGGACGTGGCCCTTTTAG
- a CDS encoding TonB-dependent receptor, protein MAKDTYWLVDSLAIVPTLLWVMAPRQSQRDFPNERKDKRTYEAFLPKIGVLVQLSGENQLYANLSRSFEAPSFVDLFPFGPTFSPSSPELRPLSAQKATTLEVGSRGTCGALGWDVAFYHSWVTQELLTLLNPQGTVPVTRNADRTRHLGVEVGNSIVLAKGLVHRPQDGKPLPCSPDQDRILLRQSYLWSDFFFDHDPQLGNLSLGGVPEHFYRAQLLYEHPCGFYAGPNVEWVPQRYPADHANTLFSPGYTIMGFDLGWHSLKNGWSFFLSARNLSDEKYIALVRPTADARGKDASVFLPGEGRAVYGGIQWSW, encoded by the coding sequence TTGGCAAAGGATACCTACTGGCTAGTCGACTCCCTGGCCATTGTACCAACACTTCTCTGGGTGATGGCACCCCGGCAAAGCCAGCGAGATTTCCCCAACGAGCGCAAAGACAAGAGAACCTACGAAGCCTTTCTTCCAAAGATTGGAGTGCTTGTTCAACTCTCGGGAGAAAACCAGCTCTATGCCAACCTGAGTCGAAGTTTCGAGGCGCCGAGCTTCGTCGATCTCTTCCCTTTTGGGCCGACCTTTTCGCCCTCTTCACCTGAGTTACGTCCCCTTTCCGCACAGAAAGCGACCACATTGGAAGTAGGAAGCCGGGGCACGTGCGGCGCACTGGGTTGGGACGTAGCATTCTACCACAGCTGGGTCACGCAAGAACTTCTCACCTTGCTTAACCCTCAGGGCACCGTTCCGGTTACGCGCAACGCCGACCGTACGCGGCACCTTGGTGTGGAAGTAGGAAATTCGATCGTGCTCGCCAAAGGGTTGGTTCACCGACCGCAAGACGGCAAACCCTTGCCTTGCTCTCCCGATCAGGACCGCATTCTTTTGCGCCAGTCTTATCTCTGGAGCGACTTTTTCTTCGACCATGATCCCCAATTGGGAAACCTTTCCCTCGGAGGCGTTCCTGAACATTTCTACCGTGCCCAGCTTTTGTACGAGCACCCTTGCGGGTTTTACGCGGGTCCCAACGTTGAATGGGTTCCCCAGCGGTATCCCGCAGACCACGCAAACACCTTGTTTAGCCCGGGATACACCATCATGGGTTTTGATTTGGGATGGCACTCCCTCAAAAACGGCTGGTCCTTTTTTCTCTCCGCCCGAAACCTTTCAGACGAAAAGTACATTGCCCTGGTCCGGCCCACGGCTGACGCAAGAGGCAAAGACGCCTCTGTCTTCCTGCCGGGCGAGGGGAGGGCAGTCTACGGGGGCATCCAATGGAGCTGGTAA
- a CDS encoding TonB-dependent receptor plug domain-containing protein produces MLTHHCGDRGLLFGSLVFLCVGVITVPGGVASEDKQLQGPQRPTAPSITHLPEVRVTAKLRPMPLPEPDEATRQLGKTPGAVNRVEAKQYREAKTSNLRDALDYQPGIWVQSRHGLIETHISIRGSGIQFPGAGDERGIWVWQDGVSLTRADGVFSPFLFDPLFKKELLVWRGASASDDAASALGGAIVARSYTGYDSPVLQARTEAGSFGYVRALLSSGWVDGPWDGYTAVSHFSENGFRQHASGNSERVFSNLGWEATPDIQTRWIYEWTQGFSLLPMTVTRQQALEDPQAAAPFALQNNTRRAYTFHLLGWDSSWLCSPDARLDFSAYWMYSDISSFVVILFNELANDFGGRIQYTCNIPLWNRPNECTLGFYPQFDLLRNNQFRNVAGLPGRLLSSRDAEAANLIFWQRIPTG; encoded by the coding sequence ATGCTAACCCACCATTGTGGGGACCGTGGTCTTCTTTTCGGCTCGCTTGTGTTTCTTTGTGTTGGTGTCATTACGGTACCGGGCGGTGTCGCTAGCGAAGATAAACAGCTGCAGGGACCTCAACGGCCAACGGCACCCAGTATCACTCACCTTCCGGAAGTTCGGGTGACGGCAAAACTCCGTCCCATGCCTCTCCCTGAGCCTGACGAAGCCACACGACAGCTAGGAAAAACTCCCGGAGCCGTGAACCGGGTGGAAGCAAAACAATATAGGGAGGCAAAAACCAGTAACCTGCGAGACGCTCTCGACTACCAACCAGGCATATGGGTGCAATCCCGTCACGGCCTCATTGAAACGCACATTTCCATTCGCGGTTCGGGCATTCAGTTCCCGGGAGCTGGGGATGAACGAGGCATTTGGGTATGGCAGGACGGGGTGTCCCTCACGCGTGCCGACGGAGTTTTTTCACCCTTTCTTTTCGATCCCTTGTTTAAAAAGGAGCTCCTGGTCTGGCGGGGAGCCAGCGCCTCCGATGATGCAGCCAGCGCGTTAGGCGGAGCCATCGTTGCCCGTAGCTATACGGGTTACGACTCACCCGTGCTACAAGCAAGAACGGAAGCAGGAAGCTTTGGCTATGTGCGAGCTCTTCTTAGCTCCGGATGGGTCGATGGCCCCTGGGATGGCTATACCGCTGTGAGCCACTTCTCGGAAAATGGCTTTCGGCAACACGCCAGCGGGAATTCCGAACGGGTCTTCTCGAATCTAGGTTGGGAAGCTACCCCAGACATTCAAACGCGATGGATCTATGAATGGACGCAGGGTTTTAGCCTTTTACCCATGACGGTCACGCGCCAGCAAGCCCTCGAGGACCCTCAAGCAGCCGCTCCTTTTGCCTTGCAAAATAATACGCGCCGAGCCTACACGTTCCATCTTCTTGGATGGGACTCTAGCTGGCTATGTTCACCCGACGCACGGCTCGATTTTTCCGCCTACTGGATGTACTCAGATATTTCCTCCTTTGTCGTCATTCTCTTTAACGAGCTGGCGAACGACTTCGGAGGCAGGATCCAATACACTTGCAATATCCCCCTTTGGAATCGTCCCAACGAATGTACCCTGGGCTTTTACCCCCAGTTTGATCTTCTCAGGAATAACCAGTTTCGCAATGTAGCCGGGCTACCTGGACGCTTGCTCTCCTCTCGCGATGCCGAAGCAGCCAACCTTATTTTTTGGCAAAGGATACCTACTGGCTAG
- a CDS encoding pyrroline-5-carboxylate reductase family protein, producing the protein MKVSSIGIFGGGRIAQALADGLARMAPDELERVYVSARSPVTLSHWEKWVDRSRLFSPAGNAVLARRCDVLLLSVKPKDLPQLRAEMGEIVPPKLIVSLVAGRSLRFLEELFGCDVSLVRALPNVAVAVGKGLTACAAGPGVEPSSLEWVLGFFGRLGRAILLEERLLDPFTVLAGCGPAYGFLFLSLLTEAGMALGWDDSESRAFAVSLLDGVVGLSEAYPSLGWEEFVQWVRSPEGVTDTVCRQLERGRWRESFLEAIQKGVEKLVQMQKEAGDRRV; encoded by the coding sequence CTCGATTGGCATTTTCGGGGGAGGGCGAATAGCTCAGGCGCTGGCGGACGGGTTGGCGAGGATGGCCCCCGATGAGCTTGAACGGGTATATGTGTCAGCGCGCTCGCCTGTGACGCTTTCCCATTGGGAGAAGTGGGTAGACCGGTCACGCCTTTTTAGCCCGGCGGGTAATGCCGTTTTGGCCCGGCGGTGTGACGTCCTGCTTTTATCCGTCAAGCCCAAAGACTTGCCACAGCTGCGGGCAGAAATGGGCGAGATTGTTCCTCCCAAGCTTATCGTTTCCCTGGTGGCCGGGCGATCGCTCCGGTTTCTGGAAGAACTTTTTGGGTGCGATGTTTCCCTAGTCCGTGCCTTACCGAATGTCGCCGTGGCCGTGGGGAAAGGACTCACGGCCTGCGCCGCCGGACCGGGAGTGGAACCATCGTCGTTGGAGTGGGTGTTAGGATTTTTTGGCCGGCTAGGCCGGGCGATCCTTTTGGAGGAGCGCCTCCTGGATCCTTTTACCGTTTTGGCCGGTTGTGGACCGGCTTACGGATTTTTGTTTCTCTCCCTCTTGACGGAAGCGGGTATGGCCTTAGGATGGGACGACTCAGAGAGTCGAGCCTTTGCAGTGTCGCTATTGGACGGGGTGGTGGGACTATCCGAGGCATATCCCTCTCTTGGTTGGGAAGAATTCGTCCAATGGGTCCGAAGCCCGGAAGGAGTTACCGACACCGTTTGCCGGCAGTTAGAGAGGGGCCGGTGGCGCGAATCGTTTTTGGAGGCGATCCAAAAAGGAGTCGAAAAATTGGTTCAAATGCAAAAAGAGGCGGGGGATCGGAGGGTTTAA
- a CDS encoding menaquinone biosynthesis decarboxylase has translation MPYDGLAQFVRRLEEEKELVRITEPVRTELEVTALADREMKTPGGGKALLLERPVLPSGQMSRFPLLVNAFGSWRRMALALGCDNLEELVQRIRALLTLKPPATMGEVWQTLQKGLELWSARSYSVNRAPCQELVSELQPGSLTLEDLPILKCWPEDAGPFLTLPQVFTRDPLSGSRNVGMYRMQVYDGKTCALHWQLHKVGARQWETYKKLGQPMPVAVCLGGDPVLTFAATAPLPDGIDEVQFAGFLRKKAIPMVKCRTIELEVPAEADIVLEGYVDPSEPLRMEGPFGDHTGFYSPPEPYPVFHLCCLTCRKDAVYPATIVGIPPMEDFYLGGASVRLFLPILQATLPELVDLALPAEGVFHNLVFASIRKRYPYQAYKVMYALWGMGQMMFSKILVVVDQDVNVHDTSSVLFHLGANIDPQRDTIFVKAPADALDHAPSLPNVGSHMGIDATRKLPGEGYSRPWPRKAELPSSLREEVYRRFPRAW, from the coding sequence ATGCCCTACGACGGTCTTGCCCAGTTTGTCCGCCGGCTGGAAGAAGAAAAGGAACTTGTCCGCATTACAGAGCCGGTCCGAACGGAGCTCGAAGTAACCGCCCTGGCCGATCGGGAAATGAAGACTCCAGGAGGCGGAAAGGCGCTCCTATTGGAAAGGCCGGTTCTCCCTTCCGGGCAAATGAGTCGTTTTCCCCTCCTGGTTAATGCCTTCGGGTCATGGCGGCGGATGGCTCTTGCGCTTGGGTGCGACAACCTGGAAGAGCTTGTCCAACGCATCCGCGCTCTTCTTACTCTTAAGCCACCGGCAACGATGGGCGAAGTCTGGCAGACCCTCCAAAAGGGATTGGAATTGTGGTCAGCCCGATCGTATTCTGTGAATCGAGCCCCTTGTCAGGAACTCGTTTCGGAGTTGCAGCCGGGTTCCTTGACTCTTGAAGATCTCCCGATCCTCAAATGCTGGCCGGAGGATGCCGGACCTTTTCTTACGCTTCCTCAAGTCTTTACCCGCGATCCTCTGTCAGGTTCCCGCAATGTGGGGATGTATCGCATGCAAGTCTACGACGGGAAAACCTGTGCGCTTCACTGGCAGCTGCACAAGGTGGGTGCCCGGCAATGGGAAACCTACAAGAAACTCGGGCAGCCCATGCCTGTAGCCGTGTGCTTGGGAGGCGATCCTGTGCTTACCTTCGCAGCAACCGCTCCCCTCCCTGATGGGATCGATGAGGTCCAGTTTGCTGGGTTTCTTAGAAAAAAAGCAATCCCAATGGTCAAATGTCGAACCATCGAGCTGGAAGTCCCGGCGGAGGCCGACATCGTGCTAGAAGGGTACGTGGACCCGAGCGAGCCGCTCCGGATGGAGGGACCGTTTGGCGATCATACCGGTTTCTATAGCCCGCCGGAACCCTACCCGGTATTCCACCTGTGCTGTCTTACCTGCCGAAAGGATGCGGTGTATCCCGCCACCATCGTGGGGATCCCACCTATGGAAGATTTTTACTTGGGAGGTGCTTCCGTCCGGTTATTTCTTCCCATCTTACAGGCAACCCTTCCGGAACTTGTGGATCTAGCGCTTCCTGCAGAGGGGGTGTTTCACAACCTGGTGTTTGCCAGTATTCGCAAGCGGTATCCCTACCAAGCCTACAAGGTGATGTACGCGCTTTGGGGAATGGGACAAATGATGTTCTCTAAGATCCTCGTCGTGGTCGATCAAGACGTAAACGTCCACGACACCTCAAGCGTTCTTTTTCACCTGGGTGCCAATATCGATCCGCAGCGCGATACGATCTTTGTCAAAGCACCGGCCGACGCCCTGGATCATGCTCCCAGCTTACCCAACGTGGGCTCCCACATGGGGATCGATGCGACCCGAAAGTTGCCAGGGGAAGGCTACTCCCGCCCGTGGCCACGAAAGGCTGAGTTACCCTCTTCGTTGCGGGAGGAAGTCTACCGCCGGTTTCCTCGGGCGTGGTAG
- a CDS encoding ABC transporter ATP-binding protein gives MHHLAELFAFYWPYLRRYWTRVALGIFLGILFGLTNAGFVWATKELFGRFSPPGPVAQRTVLQGTLNVPTAKLRQTAERLLDRWLPGAGRPLDWRRAFGGLLLIPGLALLRSLASYGSSYCMAWVSAHFTRDLRTEVLDKLQSLSLDFFHRSTVGDLNKRIIEDTELLYWSIGSVFSDLIKEPVSIVAILLASWWIDWRLTLFALLFFPLCTLPIGVLGRKTRRAVRGAIEASVTQSNVLIQALEGMRVVKAFGLERENSRRFRIAAQELVRHTVKRSQSEALVNPIVELISGVVLGLFVLFVGWTHVPIPDAMGVLTGVLLLFFAPVRRLGRVHLILERGYVSACRLRSLFAESSTIQEKPGARSLSGFSRQIEFRDVWFGYNGKPVLQGVSFVVPRGKKIGIAGESGAGKSTLINLLLRFYDPSHGAILIDGHDLRDLKLEDLRRLFAFVSQETVLFDVTVAENIGFGKPGATLEEIEEAARRAQAEEFILKLPAGYQTRVGERGVNLSGGERQRLAIARAFLRDAPILLLDEATANLDSQTEAELQRVLEEKYQSKTIMMIAHRLSTLAGCDEILVLSEGKIVERGSFQNLLSQKGLFASMARKQGLQPVPRDAELENPGAMIRGRPFGCGAS, from the coding sequence ATGCACCACTTGGCCGAACTTTTCGCTTTCTACTGGCCCTATCTCCGGCGGTACTGGACGCGGGTGGCTCTTGGGATCTTTTTAGGCATTCTCTTTGGACTAACCAATGCAGGATTTGTGTGGGCCACCAAGGAACTTTTTGGGCGATTTTCTCCTCCTGGCCCCGTCGCACAACGCACCGTCCTCCAAGGGACGCTCAATGTCCCCACGGCAAAGTTACGGCAAACAGCGGAGCGACTGTTGGACCGGTGGCTACCGGGAGCTGGGCGCCCTCTGGACTGGCGAAGGGCTTTTGGGGGTCTCCTCCTTATCCCCGGGCTTGCTCTGTTGCGAAGCCTGGCTAGCTACGGGAGCAGCTACTGCATGGCCTGGGTGAGCGCGCACTTTACGAGAGACCTGCGAACGGAAGTTTTGGATAAGCTTCAAAGCCTTTCGTTGGACTTTTTCCATCGTTCGACGGTCGGTGATCTCAATAAGCGAATCATTGAGGATACCGAGCTTTTGTACTGGTCGATCGGCTCGGTGTTTTCCGATCTCATTAAAGAACCGGTAAGCATCGTTGCCATTTTGCTTGCTTCCTGGTGGATTGACTGGCGGCTGACCCTTTTTGCCCTTCTCTTTTTTCCCCTGTGCACACTCCCGATTGGAGTTCTCGGACGAAAAACGCGGCGGGCGGTCAGGGGAGCGATTGAGGCCTCCGTGACACAAAGCAACGTTCTTATCCAGGCACTGGAAGGAATGCGGGTGGTGAAAGCTTTTGGCCTGGAGAGGGAAAATAGCCGGCGGTTTCGGATTGCAGCTCAAGAATTGGTTCGTCATACCGTGAAACGATCCCAATCGGAGGCCCTCGTGAACCCGATTGTGGAACTGATCTCAGGCGTAGTTCTTGGACTTTTTGTTCTCTTCGTTGGATGGACTCATGTCCCCATCCCAGATGCCATGGGGGTTCTCACCGGTGTACTTCTGCTGTTCTTTGCTCCGGTCCGGCGTCTGGGACGAGTTCACCTTATCTTGGAACGGGGCTACGTCAGTGCCTGTCGCCTTCGCTCGCTTTTTGCGGAAAGCTCAACCATTCAAGAAAAGCCCGGTGCCCGCTCCCTTTCCGGCTTTTCGCGTCAAATTGAGTTTCGGGACGTCTGGTTTGGATACAATGGAAAACCGGTTCTCCAAGGGGTTTCCTTTGTGGTGCCTCGAGGCAAAAAAATAGGAATCGCAGGCGAGAGCGGAGCCGGAAAAAGCACACTCATCAATCTTCTTTTGCGGTTTTATGATCCCTCCCATGGAGCGATCCTTATCGATGGGCACGACCTTCGGGATCTAAAACTAGAAGATTTGCGCAGGCTTTTTGCCTTTGTTAGCCAGGAAACAGTCCTTTTCGATGTCACTGTGGCAGAAAACATCGGCTTTGGGAAACCTGGCGCTACCCTAGAAGAGATTGAGGAAGCGGCGCGTCGGGCCCAAGCAGAAGAGTTTATCCTAAAACTGCCTGCTGGTTACCAGACCCGGGTCGGAGAGAGAGGAGTCAATCTCTCCGGAGGAGAAAGACAGAGGCTTGCCATTGCACGAGCGTTCCTTCGCGATGCCCCTATACTTCTTCTCGACGAAGCGACAGCCAACCTGGACTCGCAAACCGAGGCCGAGCTTCAGCGTGTGCTCGAAGAGAAGTACCAGAGCAAAACGATCATGATGATTGCCCACCGACTTTCAACCCTGGCTGGATGCGACGAAATTTTGGTGCTTTCGGAAGGAAAAATCGTGGAGCGTGGGAGTTTTCAGAACCTTCTGAGCCAAAAGGGCCTTTTTGCTAGCATGGCTCGGAAGCAGGGACTGCAACCGGTTCCACGAGATGCGGAGCTGGAAAACCCTGGAGCTATGATAAGGGGGAGACCTTTTGGCTGCGGAGCAAGCTAG
- a CDS encoding metallophosphoesterase family protein: protein MRVLAFSDLHCDQEQARRLVSLSRQADLVLCLGDLANVHQGLRPMIEILQEFSCPCLLVPGNNETDEELREACRGWSKAQVLHGESTEIGGIRFFGLGGGIPVTPWSWSFDLTENQAREILKNCPAGCVLLVHSPPKGHVDQSGERHLGSEAILEAIQRKNPFLVLCGHIHESWGKESQVGLTQIRNLGPSGTWLELPPKGS, encoded by the coding sequence ATGCGCGTCCTTGCCTTTAGCGATCTTCACTGTGATCAGGAGCAGGCAAGGAGACTTGTTTCTCTGAGCCGGCAAGCCGATTTAGTCCTTTGTTTGGGTGATCTTGCCAACGTACATCAGGGACTTCGGCCCATGATCGAAATCCTTCAGGAGTTTTCGTGCCCTTGCCTGCTAGTGCCGGGGAATAACGAGACGGATGAGGAATTGCGGGAAGCGTGTCGTGGTTGGTCAAAAGCCCAGGTGCTCCACGGAGAATCGACCGAGATAGGAGGGATCCGCTTTTTTGGCCTGGGTGGAGGGATTCCCGTTACTCCGTGGTCGTGGAGCTTTGATTTGACGGAAAACCAAGCACGGGAGATCCTGAAGAATTGTCCAGCGGGCTGCGTTCTTTTGGTTCATTCTCCTCCGAAGGGCCATGTTGACCAGAGCGGAGAACGTCACCTGGGAAGCGAAGCCATCCTGGAGGCTATCCAAAGAAAAAATCCCTTTTTGGTTCTCTGCGGCCACATTCACGAGAGCTGGGGCAAGGAAAGCCAGGTAGGACTGACCCAGATACGTAATCTTGGTCCGTCCGGAACGTGGCTAGAGCTTCCACCCAAAGGAAGCTAA
- a CDS encoding acetate/propionate family kinase — MKGSKVLLALNYGSSSLKFAFFHAAPSLAPIARGKIERIGQDPTVWSFAQEAKTERKSLGRLSPREVISYFLQWLAGDPLRCELAAAGHRVVYGSPSFAEVQVVEPWVFEELRRLAPLDPEHLPGELRLIKEMSRHFPHLVQLLCFDTAFHSNLPPVARLLPLPRRLLAHGVRRYGFHGLSYQFLMEELERVAGPTQARGRVILAHLGSGASLAAVRNGQCQDTTMGFSPASGLPMGTRSGDVDPGLVWFLQSRLGQTPKEVYRMLVEESGLLGVSERSSDFQELLQWEKEDVRSAEAIALFCYHVRKAIGALVAALGGLDVLVFSGGIGAYCAEARARCCEGLQCLGVRLDPQRNERGDGCISSPESQVSVWAIPTDEEQMIARSLWRVFFEGKS, encoded by the coding sequence ATGAAAGGCTCCAAAGTTCTTCTCGCCCTAAATTATGGGTCCTCCTCTCTTAAGTTTGCCTTTTTTCATGCTGCCCCTTCCCTGGCGCCCATCGCCCGGGGCAAGATCGAACGAATCGGGCAAGATCCCACGGTTTGGTCTTTTGCCCAAGAGGCCAAAACGGAAAGAAAAAGCCTAGGACGCCTAAGTCCCCGGGAAGTTATTTCCTATTTCCTTCAATGGCTGGCAGGGGATCCGCTGCGTTGCGAGCTGGCAGCCGCAGGTCACCGCGTGGTTTACGGAAGCCCTTCCTTCGCGGAGGTCCAGGTGGTAGAGCCGTGGGTTTTCGAAGAATTGAGACGCCTCGCCCCGTTAGACCCGGAGCACTTGCCCGGCGAACTGAGACTGATCAAGGAGATGAGTCGGCATTTCCCCCATCTTGTCCAACTTCTCTGTTTCGATACCGCTTTTCATTCCAACCTTCCTCCGGTGGCTCGACTCCTTCCCTTACCCAGGCGACTCCTTGCCCATGGCGTGCGCCGGTATGGGTTTCATGGGCTTTCCTACCAGTTTCTCATGGAAGAGCTGGAACGAGTGGCCGGCCCAACCCAAGCCAGGGGACGCGTCATCCTTGCCCATCTGGGAAGCGGAGCCAGCTTGGCCGCCGTACGAAACGGGCAATGCCAGGACACAACAATGGGATTTAGCCCGGCCTCCGGCCTCCCCATGGGAACCCGCAGCGGGGACGTAGACCCAGGCCTGGTTTGGTTTTTGCAAAGCCGCCTAGGCCAAACACCCAAAGAAGTCTATCGAATGTTGGTAGAGGAATCTGGCCTTCTGGGAGTATCCGAGCGAAGCAGCGACTTTCAGGAACTTTTGCAATGGGAAAAGGAAGACGTGCGGTCGGCGGAAGCCATCGCCCTTTTTTGTTATCACGTCCGCAAAGCCATTGGAGCGCTTGTAGCGGCACTGGGCGGCCTAGACGTTCTGGTCTTTTCCGGAGGGATTGGTGCTTACTGTGCCGAAGCCCGGGCTCGATGCTGTGAAGGTCTCCAATGTTTGGGCGTGCGCCTTGATCCACAGCGCAACGAACGCGGGGATGGCTGCATATCGTCTCCCGAGAGTCAAGTAAGCGTGTGGGCCATTCCAACGGATGAAGAGCAAATGATTGCGCGATCCCTGTGGCGGGTATTTTTCGAAGGGAAGTCTTAG